TAATCCATACAGATTTCTTGATTAGGTAGTCTTTTAAGCTTTCGATTTCTGCTAGTAATTCGTTAGCTCTCGCATCACCAAGATCTTTACCAAGCATTGGTAGGATCTGGTATGTTGCAGCTTTAGAGGCCGCAGCGTCAGCAGAACCTTCAAGCCATGCTTCAAACGGAGCTTTTTCAATATCTAGAGTTACGATTTCTTTCATGAAGTCAGCAAGTCTAGTTCTTACTTTTTCAACACCAAGCTGCATACCAAGACCGTACTCAGCGTTATCCTCAAATAATGAGTTAGCCCAAGCTGGACCTTTGCCCTCAGCATTTTTAGTGTAAGGAGTTGATGGAGCAGAACCACCCCAGATTGAAGAACAACCTGTAGCGTTAGCGATCATCATTCTGTCACCGAAAAGTTGAGTGATCAGTTTCATGTATGGAGTCTCACCACAACCTGCGCAAGCTCCAGAGAACTCGAATAAAGGTTGAGCGAATTGGCTGCCTTTTACAGTGCCCTTATCCATCATATCGTCTTTGATTGTAAGTTTCATTGCATATTCCCAGTTAGGAACTTCTTGAGTCAATTGAGACTCGATCGGTTTCATCACTAATGCTTTGTTCTTAGAAGGACAGATATCGGCACAGTTACCGCAACCAGTACAGTCCATAGATGAAACTTGGATTTTGTACGTTACGTTGTCAAAACCTTTACCCATAGCCTTAAGTGTTTCAAAGCCTTCTGGTTTAGCAGCTTCTTCAGACTCGTCAAGTAGGAAAGGTCTGATCGCAGCATGTGGACATACATATGAACATTGGTTACATTGGATACAGTTTGAAGCGATCCATTCCGGTACGTTTACAGCGATAGCACGTTTTTCGAATGCGGCAGAACCGTTTTCGAAAGTACCGTCTTCGATATCTTTGAATGTAGAAACCGGTAAATCGTCACCTTTTTGCTCAGAGATCGGTCTAAGGATGTTTGTGATGAAATCTGGCTCTTCTTTCTTAGCTTCTGCAAAATCAGATGCACTAGCCCAAGCAGCTGGAACTTCGATCTCAACAATTGACTCAATACCTTTATCAACTGCTGCATAGTTCATGTTAACAATTTTTTCACCTTTAAGGCCGTATGATTTAACGATTGCGCCTTTAAGGAATTTAACCGCTTCGTCAAGCTCGATAACTTTAGCAAGTTTGAAGAATGCAGATTGCATTACCATGTTGATTCTGTTACCAAGACCGATTTCCTCAGCAATCGCAGTAGCGTTTACTGTGTAGAATTTGATCTCGTTCTTAGCGATGTAGTTTTTAAGAGACGCTGGCAAGTTAGCTTCCAACTCTTCTTTATTCCAAAGTGTGTTAAGTACGAAAGTACCACCCTTTTTAAGACCTTTTACAAGATCATATTGGAATACGTATGATTGGTTGTGACATGCGATGTAGTCAGCTTCATCAATCAGGTAAGTCGATCTGATTGGTTGTTTACCGAATCTTAAGTGAGATACAGTGATACCACCAGATTTTTTAGAGTCATACGAGAAGTAACCTTGAGCGTACATATCTGTTTCATCACCGATGATTTTGATAGCAGATTTGTTCGCACCGACAGTACCGTCAGAACCAAGACCCCAGAATTTACATCTTACCGTGCCAGCTGGCTCAGTAACGATTTTTTCTTTAACTTCAAGAGAAAGGTGAGTAACGTCATCGTTAATACCGATTGTGAAGTTGTTTTTTGGCTCAGTGCCAAGCATGTCGTAAACAGCTTTGATTTGTGATGGAGTCGTGTCTTTTGAACCAAGACCGTAACGACCGCCAACGATTGTTGGAGCGTCTTCGCTGCCGTAGAAGGCTGTTCTGATGTCAAGGTATAAAGGCTCACCGATTGAACCCGGCTCTTTTGTTCTGTCAAGAACAGCGATTTTCTTAGCTGTTTTTGGAAGAACTTCCATCATGTATTCTGTAGCGAATGGTCTGTAAAGTCTAACTTTGACAAGACCAACTTTTTCGCCTTTAGCTACCAGGTAATCGATTGTTTCTTCGATTGTCTCACATACAGAACCCATCGCGATGATAACACGCTCAGCATCTGGTGCGCCGTAGTAGTTGAATGGCTTATAGTCTCTACCTGTCACTTCGCTGATTTGTTTCATGTAATCAGCTACTACTGCAGGTACGTTGTTGTAGTAAGTGTTTGATGCTTCTCTCGCTTGGAAGAAGATATCAGGGTTTTGAGCTGTACCTCTTGTAACAGGACGCTCAGGATTCAATGAATTGTTTTTGAACCTTTTGATCGCTTCGTGATCAACCATCTCGTTGAATACTGAGTAGTCGATTGTTTCGATTTTTTGAACTTCGTGTGAAGTTCTGAAACCGTCGAAGAAGTGCATGAAAGGAACTCTTGTTTTGATAGCCGCAAGGTGAGCGATACCGCCAAGGTCCATAACTTCTTGAACTGAACTAGAAGCTAAAAGAGCAAAACCAGTTTGTCTTGCCGACATTACGTCTGAGTGGTCACCAAAGATTGAAAGTGCATGTGAAGCAAGTGCACGAGCAGATACGTGGAATACACCAGGTAATAACTCACCAGCAATTTTGTACATGTTTGGAATCATTAACAACAAACCTTGTGAAGCTGTGAAAGTAGTTGTTAAAGCACCAGCTTGAAGCGAACCGTGAACAGCACCAGCTGCGCCACCTTCAGATTGCAGTTCAGAAACTAAAACTTCTTGTCCGAAGATGTTCTTCTTACCATTAGCTGCCCATTCATCAACGAATTCAGCCATGTTAGAAGAAGGTGTTATTGGATAAATTGCAGCTACGTCAGTAAACGCATACGATACATATGCAGCAGCCGTATTACCATCCATAGTTTTCATAACTTTTTTGTTACTCATGGATACGTTCCTCCTACCATAATATTGGTTTTCAATGTGAAAATATAACGTGTGTCACTCACAAAACTAATTGGGAAGCATACGTGTATACTTTGTAAACTCATATTAAGTATAGTATACAATATACAAGTATGTCAACGCCTTATAAAAACTTGTGTCTTGCGAATGAATCTCATAAAAGAAAACGTTTTCACCTCCTTGGTTTTGCAAAATTTACGTATCAAAAATACACAAAAAAAACATTTTGCCATCCTGAGTCCACTAAAATAGCCATGCACAAAGGGTAACATTGTTCTACTCATGTTTTTCAACTTTTTTACTAAAGATTCCACAAAAATTGTAACTTCGCCTTCATCGCCGTATTTTGTGAAATTATGAACGAATTTTTATATTTTATTATTCCTTATCCATCAACATTTCTTTCAATTGTTTCGACAAGAGTCTTTCCAGATGAGGTCTCAAGGACCAGTACCCGGTAAACTTCTTGAACTCATCAAGCATTTCCGGTTTTTTGACACCCGAGTTGATACCGCGGATCATCAGGTTCTTAGGCGTATGCTCCATATCGATGAATTCCATCACGACGGTCTGATAACCCATGATCTCCATTAGATTCGCACGCAGGGCATCTGTTGTCATCGCAGCGAAACGCTCTTTCAATATGCCATGCTTAAGCAGCAGCTGCTGTTCGGGCTGAGCGATCTGAGTATAGGCCTCGTGTTGGCAGCAAGGAACAGCCATGATCACTTTGGTATCCCATTCTATCGCCTTGCCGATCGCCTCATCCGTTGCGGTATCGCAGGCATGAAGAGATACGACGATGTCGGGTTGTTTGTCCCAGTTAAAATTTTTGATATCCCCTTGCTTGAAAATCAGAGAATCATATCCAAGCCTTTCTTTGATTTCAGTCAAATGTGCGATGACATCCGCCTTAAGGTCCAGTCCTATGATTTCTACCGGCTGATTCTTGAGCACCACAAAATAGTAGTACATGGCAAACGTCAGGTAGGCTTTACCGCATCCAAAATCGACCACCCTGACAACTTCGTCAAACTTCACAGACTTTATGGCATCTTCGAGTATTTCAAGATACCTGTTGATCTGTTTGAACTTGTTGTATTTCTTTTTGAACACCTGGCCTTCTTCAGACATGATTCCGAGTTCCACTAAAAAATCATGGGCTACGTCCTCTTCAAGCACATACTGTTTTTTTTGATTGTGCGCGTAGCTCACCAAAGATTTCGTAGGTTTCTTTTCCAGTATCTTTACAACCGCCTTCTTATTCGAAAGCATGTGGAAGTCGGCGTTCACCGTATGGACCATCGCTTGTTTGAAATAGCCTTCCATGAGGCCTTCAAGCACTATGGCAGCCTCGCCTGGTTCTAGATTTTCGTGCATCACCTTCTTGTCGTAGTGATACTCGAGTTGAATCAGATAGTTCCCCTTGATATCCACCGGTCGAACAAGCAGCTTCTTGTAGGTCGCCAGCGACTTTTTGCGTACGTTTGAAAAAACCGCCTCTACAAACTCTCCCTGCCTTAATGCAAGTGCGAACAAACTATGTATTTCACTCATGTTTCAACTGTCACCTTCCTGTTTTATAAGTAATCCTTACTCTCTAATCTATCAAATTCAGCCGAATCGATCTGTATTTCCGATTCAGACAAGAACTCAATCAAATTTTCAAGCAGTAACTTGTGCTTCTTTTCCTCGTAATAGATTTTAAGTAGAACCGCCTTGTCAATCGCTTTTTTTGCTTTTAAAATCTCCTGCTTGTAAAATGCGATCGAATTTTCTTCCAAGTGCTTCGCTTCCTTATAAGCGTCAATCACAGAAGTTTGAGTTGTGAAACTCAGCGCATTCACAATAAGTTCGTTGAAGAACCCTTCTGCAAGGTCTAGTTTCTCACTTGTAGGCAGCTGTGCGGTATTCTGTTTCATCGCCCGGATCAGGTCATGATGCTTCTGCTCTTCTTCTGCAAGAAGTCCGAAGATGGTCTGGATCGAGCGGTCTGTCGCTTTTTCTTTTAAATCAAGGTAGAATGCCTTGCCTTCAAGTTCCATGTTCATTGCCATTTGATAGATATCCATTAATAGTCACTCCTCCTGTTAACACTCCCTCACACATTACTATATCAAGCATTCAGTATAAATCAAGGGGCATATGCGACAACCTTTAAGTTGATACCCCGATTTTACTCTGACCGAACAACTAATTGGCCCCTTTCGAGTCTTTGACAGGATGAGTTGAGAAGATTATTTCAGGGTGGGAATTCAGACCGTTAAAAAAAAGGAAAAAAATCAACTGAAAATGTTTGTCAATTAGATAATAAGGTATAATTACAACAGAGAGGGACGCTTCTTATGAAAACGTTTCCTGTACATCATAATCAAATAAGAGAGATAAGGGGTGATTATTATTTACGAACTACTAGGCATCAAGTTCCTAAAGCAAGCAATGATGCGCAAGGTGGTCTATGCGCTTGTTCCAATCATTATCGCATCCATCTATTTTTTTGGATGGCGTTCGATTGTAATGATGGCGCTTGCTTCTGCCGTCGGCGTACTGACCGAATGGATCTTCGAAAAGAAAAAGAACAAACCCGTATCGGAAGCGGTCTATGTGACAGCAATCCTATACACGCTTACCCTACCGGTCAGAACGCCGCTTTGGATCGTCGCTGTCGGGATGATCTTTGGCATCGTATTCGGCAAAGAGGTTTTCGGTGGATTTGGACGTAACGTGTTCAATCCGGCTCTTGTGGGTAGGGCCTTTGTCTATGTCAGTTTTCCCGCGTTTTTAACCGGCCAGTGGACAGCACCATTCACAGACATTGCTGGAGGATTCACAAAATTCATGGGCACACCGATCGACGACCTCGCTTCTGCGACACCCATGTTGATTTTTAGGGCGACAGGTGAAATGGCCGATCTTTCAAAACTTTTCATAGGCAATATCTCCGGATCGCTTGGTGAAACAAGCGCTGTACTTATATTACTTGCAGGGCTTTACCTCCTTAAAACAAAAACAGCCTCATGGGAAACCATGCTTTCGACGCTGCTAAGCTTTTTGATTTTCAATAGCGCGTTTTACCTATTAGGCGCCGAGGCGGTTCCTAACCCGCTATTCGGACTACTTTCCGGAGGAATCCTCTTCGCGGCGGTCTTTATGGCGACAGATCCGATATCCTCACCAAAGACAAAAGAGGCCAAGTTCATCTACGGAGCCATCATAGGGCTTGTGACAGTCGTCATAAGGGGGTTCGCCCTTTTCGCAGGCGGAGTCATGTTCGCCATCTTAATCGGCAACACCTTCGCACCGATATTGGATGAGACGGTCAAATACCTTAAAAAGAGAAAAAAGGAAAGAGGGTGAGTCCATGGCTAAAAAGAAAAAGCAAATCCTTTACCCTGTTTTCTTCATGATCCTGATCACCGTGATTTTTGTAAGCGCGCTTGCGGTCATCAATGAGGCTACAAAAGAGATTATCGCTAAGCAAGAAGCGCTAAAAGTAAAAGAGAACATCCTATATGTGTTCGGTTTGACACACGACCCGACGCCCGAAGCCACTGAAGCCGCATATGATCTTTATATCGAGGAAAAATCAGTCGTGGACCAGCAGGTCTTCTATGCCAGTAAGGACGGAACACAGTTGGGATACGCCTTTGTCATCAGCGGCCCCGGTCTTTGGGGATCCATGACAGGATACGCGGCAGTATCAAACGACTTAGATGCGATTCTTGGAATCAGCTTCGTGAGCCATTCTGAAACACCGGGCTTAGGTGGCAGGGTCGACGAGGACTGGTTCAAGGACCAATTTAGGGGAATCGCCATTTCTAAAGATTCCGACTCCGCCGTATTTAGACCCGCCCCTGAAGGAAATGTCGACGCCATAACGGGTGCGACGCTTACTTCCGAGTCGGTTCGGGTGATCATCAACACGGACATCATCGATTTCATCACAAACTACGGGGGTGATTTATAATGGCTTCTAAAGCACAGAAAGTGATTCATATGGGACTCATCAAGGACAATCCCGTCTTCAGACAAATCTTGGGTATCTGTTCGGCACTCGCTGTAACCAACCTGATGATGAACTCGCTGATTATGGGAATAGGCCTTATGTTCGTAACCGCCTTCTCATCACTTACCGTATCGCTGATAAGACAGTTCACTCCAAAACATATAAGAATGATGGTACAGACACTTATCATCGCCGCCTACGTGATTATCGTAGACATCATACTCAAGGCCTACATGCCAGAAATGAGCAAAGCGCTTGGACCTTATGTCGGTCTCATCATTACAAACTGCATCATCATGGGCCGTGCGGAATCCTTTGCGCAAAACAACACTCCGATTATCTCGTTTGTAGACGGTCTGGCCATGGGTGGCGGCTATGCGGCCGTTCTGCTTGCAATCGCGACTGTCAGAGAACTTCTAGGTTTCGGTTCACTCTTTGGAATCAACATACTCGGCGATGCGTGGGTCAACTGGACACTCATGATCATGCCTCCTGGAGCATTTTTCATGCTTGGAATCGTAATCTGGATCAGCAAGAACGTCTTCCCTGACGTTGAAGCGACCGACGCGAAAGGTGGTGCAAAATAATGCTAGAAATCAATCCTCTAATCATCTTCTTCGCAGCGATCTTCACAAACAACATGATCATGTCCAATTTCCTTGGAATGTGCTCCTTTATCGCAGTATCCAGTGAGATCAAGACCTCGCTTAGCCTTGGACAGGCAGTGACTTTTGTTCTGACCTTCACCACGCTCTTAAACTACATGGTCTATCACTATATACTCGTACCGCTCGGTATCGAGTACTTGAGATACATCGTGTTCATCATCGTCATCGCCGCCTTCACCCAGCTGGTGGAAATGATCATCGACAGATACTTCCCTACGCTTTATCATGCGTTAGGTATCTTTTTACCGCTGATCACTGTAAACTGCGCGATCCTTGGCGTATCGCTGTTCATGATCATCAGAGACTACAACCTGATGCAGTCACTCGCATTCGGCGTAGGATCGGGTCTTGGCTGGACGCTTGCCATTGTCACTATGGCGGGTATCAGACAGAAGATTAAAAACAATCCTATTCCTAAAGGCCTTGAGGGTCCTGGAATCACGCTAATCATAACCGGCCTGATGGCACTGGCCTTTATCGGCTTTAGTGGCATTGTGCAAATTCAATAGGAGGTTACGAGATGAATGACATTCTAACAACCGTTATCTCCATATCGGCAATTTCTGGAACCCTCGCTCTCCTGCTTTCCATTGCGAACAGGACCATTGCCAACTACGGCGACAAGAAGATGCTGATCAACAACGAAAAGGAACTGATCGTCGACGGCGGTGACACACTGCTCAGCTCGCTGATCGAGAACGAAATTTTCATTCCCTCCGCATGTGGCGGCAAGGGAAGCTGCGGCTACTGCAAGGTCAAGGTGCTTGAAGGAGGCGGAGAAGTCCTGCCTACAGAGCTTGGTTATCTGACAAAAGAAGATCAGGACGGTGGAGTTAGACTAAGCTGTCAGTGTAAAGTCAAAGAAGACATCTCCATTGAGATACCCGAAGAACTCTTCAATGTGAAGCAGTATGACTATACGGTAAAACAGAACAACCTAGTCAATTCAACAATCAAACACTTGGTTCTTGATCTGCCTGCCGGAAAAGAAATCGACTTCAAGCCCGGCCAGTACATTCAGATACTGACCCCGACCTATAAGGGCAACGATGAAGAGGTCTATAGGGCATATTCCCTTGCCTCGCCTCCAAGCCAGAAGCATACGATCGAACTCTTTATCGGTCTCATACCTGAGGGTATATGCACGACCTATGTGCACACGCTTTTAAAAGAGGGTCAAAAGTTGACCGTTGTCGGTCCCTTTGGTGATTTCTATTATAGGGAAAGCGAGAGGGAGATGGTCATGGTGGCCATAGGAACAGGCATGGCTCCGATCATGTCTATTCTGAGACATATGCACGAAAACAAGATCCACAGAAAATGCACCTTCTTCTTCAGTGCCAGGAACAAACAGGAGCTTTATATGATGGATAAGATCGCGGAATTTGAAAAGGACATGCCTAACTTCAAATTCATCTATTCCCTCACAAGAGCCACCGACGAAGACCAATGGGAAGGCGACAAGGTCAGAGTGCCTGATCTGATTAAGAAGTATCTTGAAAACGGAGCAAACAAAGAAGCCTACATGTGCGGTAGCCCCAAAATGATCGATTCAGCGGCAGAGGCCTTGGTCGAGATAGGAATGGAAGAAGCCTTCATCTACT
The window above is part of the Fusibacter sp. A1 genome. Proteins encoded here:
- the nifJ gene encoding pyruvate:ferredoxin (flavodoxin) oxidoreductase — translated: MSNKKVMKTMDGNTAAAYVSYAFTDVAAIYPITPSSNMAEFVDEWAANGKKNIFGQEVLVSELQSEGGAAGAVHGSLQAGALTTTFTASQGLLLMIPNMYKIAGELLPGVFHVSARALASHALSIFGDHSDVMSARQTGFALLASSSVQEVMDLGGIAHLAAIKTRVPFMHFFDGFRTSHEVQKIETIDYSVFNEMVDHEAIKRFKNNSLNPERPVTRGTAQNPDIFFQAREASNTYYNNVPAVVADYMKQISEVTGRDYKPFNYYGAPDAERVIIAMGSVCETIEETIDYLVAKGEKVGLVKVRLYRPFATEYMMEVLPKTAKKIAVLDRTKEPGSIGEPLYLDIRTAFYGSEDAPTIVGGRYGLGSKDTTPSQIKAVYDMLGTEPKNNFTIGINDDVTHLSLEVKEKIVTEPAGTVRCKFWGLGSDGTVGANKSAIKIIGDETDMYAQGYFSYDSKKSGGITVSHLRFGKQPIRSTYLIDEADYIACHNQSYVFQYDLVKGLKKGGTFVLNTLWNKEELEANLPASLKNYIAKNEIKFYTVNATAIAEEIGLGNRINMVMQSAFFKLAKVIELDEAVKFLKGAIVKSYGLKGEKIVNMNYAAVDKGIESIVEIEVPAAWASASDFAEAKKEEPDFITNILRPISEQKGDDLPVSTFKDIEDGTFENGSAAFEKRAIAVNVPEWIASNCIQCNQCSYVCPHAAIRPFLLDESEEAAKPEGFETLKAMGKGFDNVTYKIQVSSMDCTGCGNCADICPSKNKALVMKPIESQLTQEVPNWEYAMKLTIKDDMMDKGTVKGSQFAQPLFEFSGACAGCGETPYMKLITQLFGDRMMIANATGCSSIWGGSAPSTPYTKNAEGKGPAWANSLFEDNAEYGLGMQLGVEKVRTRLADFMKEIVTLDIEKAPFEAWLEGSADAAASKAATYQILPMLGKDLGDARANELLAEIESLKDYLIKKSVWIIGGDGWAYDIGYGGLDHVLASGQNVNVFVFDTEVYSNTGGQASKSTPVAATAQFAAAGMRIKKKDLGLMMTTYGYIYVAQVSMGADKNQTIKAIKEAESYDGPSLIIAYAPCIAHGIKEGMGRTQNQMKEAVEAGYWHTWRFDPRVAEQGKNPFTLDSKEPTKSFRDFLLSEVRYTKLQKAFPEVAEELFAVAEKQAKERLASYVRFSKMEY
- a CDS encoding SAM-dependent methyltransferase, coding for MSEIHSLFALALRQGEFVEAVFSNVRKKSLATYKKLLVRPVDIKGNYLIQLEYHYDKKVMHENLEPGEAAIVLEGLMEGYFKQAMVHTVNADFHMLSNKKAVVKILEKKPTKSLVSYAHNQKKQYVLEEDVAHDFLVELGIMSEEGQVFKKKYNKFKQINRYLEILEDAIKSVKFDEVVRVVDFGCGKAYLTFAMYYYFVVLKNQPVEIIGLDLKADVIAHLTEIKERLGYDSLIFKQGDIKNFNWDKQPDIVVSLHACDTATDEAIGKAIEWDTKVIMAVPCCQHEAYTQIAQPEQQLLLKHGILKERFAAMTTDALRANLMEIMGYQTVVMEFIDMEHTPKNLMIRGINSGVKKPEMLDEFKKFTGYWSLRPHLERLLSKQLKEMLMDKE
- a CDS encoding ferritin family protein, producing the protein MDIYQMAMNMELEGKAFYLDLKEKATDRSIQTIFGLLAEEEQKHHDLIRAMKQNTAQLPTSEKLDLAEGFFNELIVNALSFTTQTSVIDAYKEAKHLEENSIAFYKQEILKAKKAIDKAVLLKIYYEEKKHKLLLENLIEFLSESEIQIDSAEFDRLESKDYL
- a CDS encoding RnfABCDGE type electron transport complex subunit D, translated to MIIIYELLGIKFLKQAMMRKVVYALVPIIIASIYFFGWRSIVMMALASAVGVLTEWIFEKKKNKPVSEAVYVTAILYTLTLPVRTPLWIVAVGMIFGIVFGKEVFGGFGRNVFNPALVGRAFVYVSFPAFLTGQWTAPFTDIAGGFTKFMGTPIDDLASATPMLIFRATGEMADLSKLFIGNISGSLGETSAVLILLAGLYLLKTKTASWETMLSTLLSFLIFNSAFYLLGAEAVPNPLFGLLSGGILFAAVFMATDPISSPKTKEAKFIYGAIIGLVTVVIRGFALFAGGVMFAILIGNTFAPILDETVKYLKKRKKERG
- a CDS encoding FMN-binding protein; the encoded protein is MAKKKKQILYPVFFMILITVIFVSALAVINEATKEIIAKQEALKVKENILYVFGLTHDPTPEATEAAYDLYIEEKSVVDQQVFYASKDGTQLGYAFVISGPGLWGSMTGYAAVSNDLDAILGISFVSHSETPGLGGRVDEDWFKDQFRGIAISKDSDSAVFRPAPEGNVDAITGATLTSESVRVIINTDIIDFITNYGGDL
- a CDS encoding NADH:ubiquinone reductase (Na(+)-transporting) subunit D, with the translated sequence MASKAQKVIHMGLIKDNPVFRQILGICSALAVTNLMMNSLIMGIGLMFVTAFSSLTVSLIRQFTPKHIRMMVQTLIIAAYVIIVDIILKAYMPEMSKALGPYVGLIITNCIIMGRAESFAQNNTPIISFVDGLAMGGGYAAVLLAIATVRELLGFGSLFGINILGDAWVNWTLMIMPPGAFFMLGIVIWISKNVFPDVEATDAKGGAK
- a CDS encoding NADH:ubiquinone reductase (Na(+)-transporting) subunit E, coding for MLEINPLIIFFAAIFTNNMIMSNFLGMCSFIAVSSEIKTSLSLGQAVTFVLTFTTLLNYMVYHYILVPLGIEYLRYIVFIIVIAAFTQLVEMIIDRYFPTLYHALGIFLPLITVNCAILGVSLFMIIRDYNLMQSLAFGVGSGLGWTLAIVTMAGIRQKIKNNPIPKGLEGPGITLIITGLMALAFIGFSGIVQIQ
- a CDS encoding NADH:ubiquinone reductase (Na(+)-transporting) subunit F → MNDILTTVISISAISGTLALLLSIANRTIANYGDKKMLINNEKELIVDGGDTLLSSLIENEIFIPSACGGKGSCGYCKVKVLEGGGEVLPTELGYLTKEDQDGGVRLSCQCKVKEDISIEIPEELFNVKQYDYTVKQNNLVNSTIKHLVLDLPAGKEIDFKPGQYIQILTPTYKGNDEEVYRAYSLASPPSQKHTIELFIGLIPEGICTTYVHTLLKEGQKLTVVGPFGDFYYRESEREMVMVAIGTGMAPIMSILRHMHENKIHRKCTFFFSARNKQELYMMDKIAEFEKDMPNFKFIYSLTRATDEDQWEGDKVRVPDLIKKYLENGANKEAYMCGSPKMIDSAAEALVEIGMEEAFIYYDKFE